The following proteins come from a genomic window of bacterium:
- a CDS encoding DUF1311 domain-containing protein — translation MKKILIIAVFLAFLTAHNNSTAQDKDSSACMIDISLQECMDNSKSITQEMKKCLSDACEKWELELEKYYNLLMEVLEEEPRKSLEESQQAWIKFKDLEFSNFIPNYFQDIGSYIGPSMMESKMLIIRARALQLKSYYDTIQE, via the coding sequence GTGAAAAAAATATTAATAATTGCCGTATTTTTAGCCTTTCTTACTGCTCATAATAATTCTACTGCGCAAGACAAAGATTCATCTGCTTGCATGATAGACATATCTTTACAAGAATGCATGGATAATTCTAAAAGTATTACTCAGGAAATGAAAAAATGTTTAAGTGACGCATGCGAAAAATGGGAACTGGAACTGGAAAAATATTACAATTTACTGATGGAAGTTTTAGAAGAAGAACCAAGAAAATCATTGGAAGAATCACAACAAGCCTGGATAAAGTTTAAGGATTTGGAATTTTCTAATTTTATCCCCAATTATTTTCAGGATATTGGCAGCTATATTGGTCCAAGCATGATGGAAAGTAAAATGCTAATTATCAGGGCAAGGGCTTTGCAGCTGAAAAGTTATTACGACACTATACAAGAATAA
- the thiC gene encoding phosphomethylpyrimidine synthase ThiC: protein MNTIAAAKKGIMNNVIKGALSGEALGRDEFVAGIIEGRIVIPRNRLLNRKLRIKAVGRPLSVKVNANIGTSPELCDAGLEKKKAKAAYEAGADFIMDLSTGGDLAKIRRMILKTVPLPLGTVPVYDAAVEFIKTKKTFLKMDAESFFKALENHAKEGVDFVTIHCGINTDTLNTLNEQKRLMGIVSRGGSITAKWMDYNGLENPYFKDFGRVIEIAEKYDITLSLGDGMRPGCIADATDSSQIHELMVLSKLAKYAHENGVQVMIEGPGHIPLNEIETNIRLQRTMCNDMPFYVLGPLVTDIAAGYDHITSAIGGALAAWHGASLLCYVTPSEHLRLPDENDVREGVLASRIAAHAADIAKGLPGSRVKDDKISFYRKKRDWNMQFEYSMDRKKAEKMRKKDFSIKQKSCTMCGKLCSMKEMDEVI from the coding sequence TTGAATACTATCGCAGCAGCAAAAAAAGGGATAATGAATAATGTGATAAAAGGCGCCTTGTCCGGGGAGGCTCTCGGCAGGGATGAATTTGTCGCAGGAATCATAGAAGGCAGAATCGTCATCCCCAGGAACAGGCTTTTAAACAGGAAGCTGAGGATTAAAGCCGTCGGCAGGCCCCTGAGCGTTAAAGTGAACGCCAATATAGGGACATCCCCCGAGTTATGCGACGCCGGGCTTGAGAAAAAAAAAGCAAAAGCGGCTTATGAAGCCGGCGCTGATTTCATAATGGACTTAAGCACCGGCGGAGACCTGGCAAAAATCCGCAGAATGATTTTAAAGACTGTGCCCCTGCCCCTGGGAACCGTGCCTGTATATGACGCCGCAGTCGAATTTATCAAAACAAAAAAGACTTTTTTAAAGATGGACGCGGAGTCTTTTTTCAAAGCGCTGGAGAATCACGCGAAAGAGGGCGTGGACTTTGTCACCATCCATTGCGGAATAAATACGGATACTTTAAATACACTTAATGAACAGAAGAGGTTGATGGGAATTGTCAGCAGGGGAGGCTCGATTACCGCCAAGTGGATGGATTATAACGGGCTTGAAAATCCTTACTTCAAAGATTTTGGCAGGGTAATTGAAATAGCGGAGAAATACGATATCACGCTCAGCCTCGGGGACGGTATGAGGCCGGGATGCATTGCCGATGCGACCGACAGCTCGCAGATACATGAACTGATGGTTTTGTCCAAACTGGCGAAATACGCCCATGAAAACGGTGTGCAGGTGATGATAGAAGGTCCGGGGCACATCCCTTTGAATGAAATAGAGACAAATATCAGGCTTCAGCGGACAATGTGTAATGATATGCCTTTTTACGTGCTGGGGCCCCTTGTTACGGATATTGCGGCCGGTTATGACCATATAACCAGCGCCATAGGCGGGGCGCTCGCGGCATGGCACGGAGCAAGCCTGCTGTGTTATGTAACGCCGTCGGAGCACCTGAGGCTCCCCGATGAGAACGACGTCAGGGAAGGCGTGCTGGCCTCCAGGATAGCGGCTCATGCGGCCGATATCGCGAAAGGGCTCCCTGGTTCCAGGGTGAAAGACGACAAAATATCTTTTTACCGGAAGAAAAGGGATTGGAATATGCAGTTCGAATACTCGATGGACAGGAAAAAAGCGGAAAAGATGCGCAAAAAGGATTTTTCCATAAAGCAGAAATCATGTACAATGTGCGGAAAACTCTGCTCGATGAAAGAAATGGATGAGGTTATCTGA
- a CDS encoding phospholipase D-like domain-containing protein — translation MSKFKSLFFAGIVCFLISSFSFAEVLCGEAYQETLCKHIANAKDSIVVAMYFIISEPEGEGPINELVDGLIAAKARGVDVKVILEDSKFKENRLAYQKLKDNGVKVHFDTPEHLLHVKGVVIDGRYVFIGSANWSKAAIEDNYEVTCFEESPEDGLAFKQYIEGIPLQDTDMFLPPEEGVFISSDLLLFPETGRILIKNQAEKQLDLYLLLCKVGQEKGADSFKVDYDALAKKMGYAERGKLGKYRNRHEYNYERIHRSLASLKRNGLIDYSKGVVSLKINGGAPITIPFEYWDYADELSMRAKYMYLICLYEAGRSTRYPCWFRSQKDMEKLYGISDTTISLGLLELESKGIIEVTRDKLSPPDFSDRNANVYKMLAFPKFK, via the coding sequence ATGTCAAAGTTTAAGAGTTTATTTTTTGCGGGTATTGTTTGTTTTCTCATTTCTTCTTTTTCTTTTGCCGAGGTTCTTTGCGGCGAAGCCTATCAGGAAACCCTTTGTAAACATATTGCCAACGCTAAAGACTCAATCGTTGTTGCGATGTATTTCATTATTTCGGAGCCGGAAGGGGAGGGGCCGATTAATGAATTGGTTGACGGGCTTATAGCGGCTAAGGCGCGGGGGGTTGATGTCAAAGTCATTCTTGAAGACTCAAAATTCAAGGAAAACCGCCTTGCCTATCAAAAACTAAAAGATAATGGTGTAAAAGTGCATTTTGATACGCCGGAGCATCTTTTACACGTAAAGGGTGTTGTTATTGACGGGAGGTATGTCTTTATAGGCAGCGCCAACTGGTCGAAGGCGGCGATAGAGGATAATTACGAGGTTACGTGTTTTGAGGAGTCTCCGGAGGATGGGCTTGCCTTTAAGCAGTATATTGAGGGAATCCCTCTGCAGGATACAGATATGTTTTTGCCTCCGGAGGAGGGGGTGTTTATCTCTTCTGATTTGCTTCTCTTTCCTGAAACGGGAAGAATACTTATTAAAAACCAGGCTGAAAAGCAGTTAGACCTTTATCTGCTGTTATGCAAAGTGGGGCAGGAAAAAGGGGCGGATAGTTTTAAGGTCGATTATGACGCTCTGGCTAAAAAGATGGGTTATGCCGAGCGCGGGAAATTAGGAAAATACCGCAACCGGCATGAGTATAACTATGAAAGAATACACCGTTCGCTGGCGAGTCTGAAGCGTAACGGGCTTATTGATTATAGTAAAGGAGTGGTGTCTTTAAAAATTAATGGTGGGGCTCCCATAACAATCCCATTTGAATATTGGGATTATGCGGATGAACTTTCTATGCGGGCGAAGTATATGTATCTTATATGCCTGTATGAGGCAGGGCGGTCAACGAGGTATCCCTGCTGGTTCCGCAGCCAGAAGGATATGGAGAAACTCTACGGTATAAGCGATACCACCATTTCTTTAGGATTGCTGGAGCTTGAGAGTAAGGGTATAATTGAAGTCACAAGGGACAAGCTTAGTCCACCCGATTTTTCTGATAGAAACGCCAATGTCTACAAAATGCTTGCTTTCCCAAAATTTAAATAG
- the rfaE2 gene encoding D-glycero-beta-D-manno-heptose 1-phosphate adenylyltransferase: MTNFKLAEKIAKKHRAKGEKIVFTNGCFDLLHIGHIKYLEGAKKLGDCLIIGLNSDSSVKGIKGSDRPYICEEERMEVLKSLRFVDEVIIFDEPTPLELIKSVQPDILVKGSDWHKENIVGREFVESRGGKVETVDYILGKSTTELARKIKNS, encoded by the coding sequence ATGACTAACTTTAAACTTGCGGAAAAAATAGCGAAAAAACACCGGGCTAAAGGCGAAAAAATAGTCTTTACGAACGGATGTTTCGACCTTCTCCATATAGGCCATATAAAATACCTTGAAGGCGCGAAAAAACTGGGGGATTGCCTTATAATCGGGCTGAACAGCGATTCCTCCGTAAAAGGCATCAAGGGCAGCGACAGGCCTTATATCTGCGAAGAGGAAAGAATGGAAGTGTTGAAGTCGCTGAGGTTTGTGGACGAAGTGATTATTTTTGACGAACCGACGCCGCTGGAGCTGATAAAGTCGGTACAGCCGGACATACTCGTCAAAGGTTCGGATTGGCACAAGGAAAACATAGTGGGAAGAGAATTTGTGGAAAGCCGTGGCGGAAAAGTGGAAACAGTGGATTACATTTTGGGGAAATCCACCACGGAACTGGCTAGGAAAATTAAAAACTCTTAA
- a CDS encoding tetratricopeptide repeat protein has protein sequence MKKIFVFAAAFFILSFPNLIRAENIQGAKEEYDSGNYKKAYDILILEYISLKNEAKEKDQLLDAYRTEIQRMEDEQKRLRSRPAGVQNEEAERIWKEAWSIQKTAIHEKSGKERDQFLLNAIDSFREITLDYPDSARAAEAQYRIGRLYYRYLGNKKKGYDEFQKFLQAYPYADTDLIRDANKCIADYEKRN, from the coding sequence ATGAAAAAAATATTTGTTTTTGCCGCGGCATTTTTTATTTTGTCTTTCCCGAACCTGATTCGGGCCGAAAACATACAGGGCGCAAAAGAAGAATATGATTCGGGGAATTATAAAAAAGCCTATGACATCCTGATACTGGAATATATATCCCTGAAAAATGAAGCCAAAGAGAAGGACCAGCTGCTGGATGCCTACAGGACCGAGATACAGAGAATGGAAGACGAACAAAAGCGCCTGAGGTCAAGGCCCGCCGGGGTTCAGAACGAAGAAGCCGAAAGGATATGGAAAGAAGCCTGGTCCATCCAGAAAACCGCGATACACGAAAAAAGCGGAAAAGAAAGAGACCAGTTTTTATTGAACGCGATAGATTCGTTTAGAGAAATAACGCTTGATTATCCCGACAGCGCCCGCGCCGCCGAAGCTCAATACAGGATAGGAAGGTTATATTACAGATATCTCGGGAACAAGAAAAAAGGATATGATGAATTCCAGAAGTTTTTACAGGCATATCCATATGCTGATACGGATTTGATCCGCGACGCAAACAAATGCATAGCCGACTATGAAAAAAGAAATTAG
- a CDS encoding SIS domain-containing protein, producing MNYNDLIQSIFEENITTAKHCMTKLTENITEVSSAIVSALKSGGKLLIAGCGGSAADAQHMAAEIVIRFEKERRPLPAIALTTDSSVLTAASNDYSFDKAFSKQIEALGKDNDILLLITTSGRSNSIINAAVSASKKGIKVITLTGKDGGKIRDISDISIIVPSDSTARIQEAHSVIIHIICKIIENELT from the coding sequence ATGAATTATAATGATCTTATCCAGAGCATATTCGAGGAAAACATAACGACGGCAAAGCACTGTATGACAAAGCTGACTGAAAATATAACGGAAGTGTCTTCCGCCATTGTCAGCGCGCTGAAATCCGGCGGGAAACTCCTTATCGCAGGTTGCGGCGGCAGCGCGGCTGACGCCCAGCATATGGCGGCGGAAATAGTGATAAGGTTCGAAAAGGAAAGGCGCCCTCTGCCCGCTATAGCGCTTACCACGGACTCATCTGTGCTTACGGCGGCTTCAAATGATTATTCGTTCGATAAAGCCTTTTCGAAGCAGATCGAAGCGCTGGGAAAAGATAACGACATACTCCTGCTGATTACGACCAGCGGCCGCTCAAACTCGATTATAAACGCCGCTGTCTCCGCTTCGAAAAAGGGCATCAAGGTGATAACCTTAACGGGAAAAGACGGCGGAAAGATAAGGGATATATCCGATATTTCCATTATTGTCCCGTCGGATTCCACGGCCAGGATACAGGAGGCCCATTCGGTTATCATACATATAATATGCAAGATCATTGAAAACGAGTTAACATAA
- a CDS encoding lytic transglycosylase domain-containing protein, which produces MKKEIRTSILKYFIISLPVGICALAAAVFLVSNTLFPVDYRKNIIETSNEYNVDPLLIAAIIFAESGYKREIISRAGAVGVMQLMPSTAAETAKKHHIAYTSGGDLTDIGTNIRLGTAHFADLLEYYDRDIRKSLAAYNAGKANVPRWLDGHGKLDISKIDFPETRKYVIKTGIYYNILRNIAVVYNLNAKGIKK; this is translated from the coding sequence ATGAAAAAAGAAATTAGAACGAGCATCCTGAAATATTTTATCATTTCACTTCCTGTCGGTATCTGCGCGCTCGCAGCGGCTGTTTTTCTGGTCTCTAATACTTTATTCCCCGTTGATTACCGTAAAAATATAATCGAAACTTCAAATGAATATAACGTTGACCCTTTACTTATAGCCGCGATAATTTTTGCTGAAAGCGGGTATAAAAGGGAGATTATTTCCAGGGCGGGGGCAGTCGGAGTCATGCAGTTGATGCCTTCCACCGCCGCCGAAACGGCAAAGAAACACCACATCGCTTATACCTCCGGCGGCGACCTGACCGACATAGGAACCAACATCCGGCTTGGAACAGCCCATTTCGCGGATTTACTGGAATATTACGACCGTGATATCCGGAAATCCTTAGCCGCGTATAACGCGGGAAAAGCCAACGTGCCGAGATGGCTGGACGGACACGGAAAACTTGATATCAGTAAAATTGATTTTCCCGAAACCAGAAAATATGTTATAAAAACCGGTATTTACTATAATATCTTAAGAAATATCGCCGTTGTGTATAACTTAAACGCAAAAGGAATAAAAAAATGA
- a CDS encoding PfkB family carbohydrate kinase, which produces MSVMVVGSIALDSIKTPFGNRKSALGGSATYFSYSANFFTDVMVVGVVGQDFPQKHLDFLKKAGVDIRGIEVAEGLTFRWEGEYEFDMNVAKTNATYLNVFEKFSPKIPADYTRCDTLFLANIDPELQHFVLKNISPSFMTACDTMNLWIELKRSSLLKLLKKINILIINDAEARQFTQQASIIKAGNIIREWGPEICVIKKGEHGALLFSKDGIFAAPSYPLEAVIDPTGAGDTFAGGFIGYLDRIKKLDNVSLKQAMICGSVLASFNVEGFSFDKLKQITKKDILSRYGDFKRISHFDDPGLEL; this is translated from the coding sequence ATGAGCGTGATGGTTGTAGGCTCTATTGCCCTTGATTCGATTAAGACCCCGTTCGGAAACAGGAAATCCGCGCTGGGCGGCTCGGCCACTTATTTTTCGTATTCGGCCAATTTTTTCACCGACGTCATGGTTGTCGGAGTGGTGGGGCAGGATTTCCCGCAGAAACACCTGGATTTCCTCAAAAAAGCCGGCGTGGATATACGCGGAATCGAAGTCGCCGAGGGCCTGACATTCAGGTGGGAAGGGGAGTATGAATTTGATATGAACGTCGCGAAAACAAACGCGACATACCTGAACGTCTTTGAAAAATTTTCTCCCAAAATACCAGCCGATTACACCAGATGCGATACCCTGTTTCTTGCCAATATCGACCCCGAGCTCCAGCATTTTGTCCTGAAGAATATTTCGCCGTCGTTTATGACCGCGTGCGATACGATGAACCTGTGGATAGAACTCAAAAGGAGCTCGCTCTTAAAACTGCTTAAAAAGATAAATATTCTTATCATCAATGACGCCGAAGCCAGGCAGTTCACACAGCAGGCCAGCATAATCAAGGCGGGGAATATCATCAGGGAATGGGGCCCGGAGATATGCGTAATAAAAAAAGGGGAGCACGGCGCCCTTCTTTTCTCAAAAGACGGGATATTCGCGGCGCCTTCATACCCGCTTGAAGCGGTAATCGACCCCACGGGAGCGGGCGACACGTTCGCCGGCGGTTTTATAGGATATCTTGACAGAATAAAAAAACTTGATAATGTATCTCTGAAGCAGGCGATGATATGCGGAAGCGTCCTCGCCTCGTTCAACGTCGAAGGCTTCAGTTTCGATAAACTGAAACAGATAACCAAAAAAGACATTTTATCCCGGTACGGCGATTTCAAGAGAATATCGCATTTTGATGACCCGGGACTTGAACTTTGA
- the rsgA gene encoding ribosome small subunit-dependent GTPase A, with protein sequence MKKDIIKINLEDIGYSDFFDANRKNKENKTLIPARIISEHKESYILRNETSELSAKITGKMIFTALSREDYPAVGDWVLITVLDKEQAVIREILPRKTVLIRKSANNSDKQLIASNIDVALIVQSPDRDYNLNRFERYITLAESEDIKPVIVLNKMDLLSNNELDTKIIGIRERFKNIEIYTTSIITGEGIADLKNSIKKGLTYCFLGSSGVGKSSIINSILGENLIKTDEISSCSNRGRHITTHRELFILENGGILIDNPGMREIGVLDSATGIKSVFSEIYELSKACKFSDCCHVNEPECAVLEAISSGSLDKSKYDNYIKLVKENEYNTMTKLEKREKDRKFGQFIKTAKKQMNKYK encoded by the coding sequence ATGAAAAAGGACATTATAAAAATAAATTTAGAAGATATCGGTTATAGCGATTTTTTTGATGCTAATCGAAAAAACAAAGAAAACAAAACCCTGATTCCTGCCCGAATTATTTCAGAACATAAAGAGTCATATATTCTAAGAAACGAGACATCTGAATTATCAGCAAAAATAACCGGCAAAATGATTTTTACGGCTTTGTCACGGGAAGATTATCCGGCGGTCGGAGACTGGGTTCTAATAACAGTTCTTGATAAAGAACAGGCTGTTATCCGTGAAATACTCCCCAGAAAAACAGTATTGATAAGAAAATCGGCGAACAATTCGGACAAACAACTAATTGCTTCAAATATTGATGTTGCTTTGATCGTTCAATCGCCTGATAGAGATTATAATTTAAATAGATTTGAAAGATATATTACGCTTGCAGAATCGGAAGACATAAAACCAGTAATAGTCCTGAATAAAATGGATCTGTTATCGAATAATGAATTAGATACAAAAATAATTGGGATAAGAGAGAGGTTCAAGAATATTGAGATTTATACAACCAGCATTATCACGGGAGAAGGTATTGCCGATCTAAAAAACAGTATAAAAAAAGGGTTAACATACTGTTTTCTAGGTTCTTCCGGTGTAGGAAAATCATCTATTATAAATAGTATTTTAGGTGAAAATCTGATTAAAACTGATGAAATAAGCTCCTGTTCAAATAGAGGCAGACACATTACTACACATAGAGAATTATTCATATTGGAAAATGGCGGTATTTTAATTGACAATCCCGGAATGCGTGAAATTGGAGTATTGGACTCGGCAACAGGGATAAAAAGTGTTTTCTCTGAAATTTATGAACTGTCAAAGGCGTGTAAATTTTCAGATTGCTGCCATGTCAATGAACCGGAGTGTGCCGTCTTGGAAGCCATATCTTCAGGTAGTTTGGATAAAAGTAAATATGACAACTACATTAAGCTGGTAAAAGAGAACGAATACAATACTATGACTAAACTTGAAAAGAGAGAAAAAGATCGCAAATTCGGACAATTCATTAAAACGGCAAAAAAACAAATGAATAAATATAAATAA
- the thiE gene encoding thiamine phosphate synthase, translated as MKKIPDLKDPLYWKKPKLYVIVDNSLLGNRLLEDIVFMVINGGADIIQYRDKMSADGIFSENAERIKRLADKFFIPFIINDRMHIAKEISASGVHLGEGDMSPREARKKYGKKIIIGSTARNADDIKQAAEALADYCGVGSVFPSSTKQAPVIGLDLLKEAVRSSSLPLAAIGGINAENITDVLSTGCSAVCVSSAIIKSDDPEEYTYNLKSAIDSFSSKNKS; from the coding sequence ATGAAAAAGATCCCTGATCTCAAAGATCCTTTATACTGGAAGAAGCCGAAGCTTTATGTGATTGTGGATAACAGCCTTCTCGGCAACAGGCTGCTGGAAGATATCGTGTTTATGGTTATCAACGGGGGAGCCGATATTATACAGTACAGGGACAAGATGAGCGCCGACGGCATCTTTTCGGAAAATGCGGAAAGGATAAAACGGCTTGCCGATAAATTCTTCATACCTTTTATAATCAACGACAGGATGCATATCGCAAAGGAAATCAGCGCCTCCGGCGTACACCTGGGCGAAGGCGATATGAGCCCGCGCGAGGCCAGGAAAAAGTACGGCAAAAAAATAATAATCGGAAGCACGGCCAGGAACGCGGACGATATTAAACAGGCGGCGGAAGCGCTCGCGGACTATTGCGGAGTGGGTTCTGTCTTCCCTTCTTCCACGAAGCAGGCCCCTGTCATAGGGTTGGATTTGCTTAAAGAAGCCGTCAGGTCTTCAAGCCTCCCATTAGCGGCTATAGGCGGCATAAACGCAGAAAATATAACGGATGTCCTCAGTACCGGATGCAGCGCCGTCTGTGTCTCTTCTGCAATAATAAAATCAGACGACCCGGAAGAATACACCTACAATTTAAAATCCGCGATTGACAGTTTTTCTTCCAAAAACAAAAGTTGA
- a CDS encoding HIT domain-containing protein, with protein sequence MKNLWAPWRMEYIKKAVGKKPEKCIFCVKPKEKRDSLNYILYRGRKCFIIMNLFPYNNGHLMIAPYKHTASLADLDDETLLEVMALLKKSELILKKTFNPDGFNIGVNIGRAAGAGIDKHIHFHIVPRWNGDTNFLPVIDDTKVIVQSMEAAYNALSGRFKDIRNAGSESRRRNRGK encoded by the coding sequence ATGAAAAATCTCTGGGCTCCGTGGAGAATGGAATATATTAAAAAGGCTGTCGGCAAAAAACCTGAAAAATGTATTTTTTGCGTTAAACCGAAGGAAAAGCGCGACTCCCTGAACTACATACTTTACAGGGGCAGAAAATGTTTCATTATCATGAACCTGTTCCCGTACAATAACGGCCATCTTATGATAGCGCCTTATAAGCATACAGCTTCCCTGGCGGACCTGGATGATGAAACCCTCCTTGAAGTAATGGCGCTCCTGAAAAAATCGGAACTTATACTTAAAAAAACGTTTAATCCGGACGGATTTAACATAGGCGTTAATATCGGCCGCGCCGCGGGAGCCGGTATTGATAAACATATTCACTTCCATATAGTTCCCCGATGGAACGGAGACACTAATTTCCTTCCCGTGATTGACGATACAAAAGTGATAGTCCAATCAATGGAAGCGGCTTATAATGCTCTTTCCGGCCGTTTTAAAGATATTCGAAATGCCGGCTCCGAAAGCCGCCGCAGAAACAGGGGGAAATAA
- a CDS encoding glycerophosphodiester phosphodiesterase, translating to MGSNTLNIAHRGASAYAAENTVQSFQKAAELGADYVELDARQTTDRKIIVFHDETIDGVPVKNQNCRDILLRGKNHGIDIPFLADIIKMFKNKIGVNIEIKGDMDIDLLMDITQPGKNKNLLFSSFSRNCLKRLKNSYPGVKTGLLLNNTPKDLFKALGHLDADALILKHYHLKRGLLRKAAEKGVKTIVWTVNNVKDMKKYIKWGVWGIITDYPDKLHNLTYTMGKGKNED from the coding sequence ATGGGATCCAATACATTAAACATCGCGCACAGAGGGGCATCGGCCTACGCCGCGGAAAACACCGTTCAGTCATTCCAAAAAGCGGCGGAACTGGGAGCCGATTACGTCGAACTGGACGCAAGGCAGACGACAGACAGGAAAATCATCGTGTTCCATGATGAAACGATTGACGGCGTACCCGTCAAAAATCAAAACTGCCGGGACATTTTGTTAAGAGGTAAAAATCATGGCATTGACATCCCGTTTCTTGCGGATATCATTAAAATGTTTAAAAATAAAATCGGGGTTAATATCGAAATCAAGGGCGATATGGATATTGACCTGTTGATGGATATCACGCAACCCGGCAAAAATAAGAACCTGCTTTTTTCATCTTTCAGCCGGAATTGCCTTAAGCGCCTTAAAAATTCTTATCCCGGCGTAAAAACAGGCCTCCTGCTCAATAACACCCCGAAAGACCTGTTTAAAGCGCTGGGACACCTGGACGCGGACGCGCTTATCCTTAAACACTACCATCTTAAGCGCGGACTTCTCAGAAAAGCCGCGGAAAAGGGCGTAAAAACAATAGTCTGGACAGTTAACAATGTCAAAGATATGAAAAAGTATATAAAATGGGGAGTCTGGGGTATAATTACTGATTATCCGGATAAACTTCATAACTTAACATACACTATGGGAAAGGGTAAAAATGAAGATTAA
- a CDS encoding nitroreductase: MNQTIETIMKRRSVRLYDRKPIPKKTLQTLIEAGNAAPSGCNAQSWRFVVVEDKAFRDKLMSLAIPRYKKWMEKAPKELADMRKEIDAVCDNPVYYDAPAVVFVIGSGMTADLDTPMVCENIMLAARSLGIGSCWVYFGQLPLDDVEVRDALGLKKEEKVYGPILLGYPKEGFPEAPPKKPAILKWI, from the coding sequence ATGAACCAGACAATCGAAACAATTATGAAGAGGCGGTCTGTCAGGCTTTATGACAGGAAACCGATTCCTAAAAAAACCCTGCAGACATTAATCGAGGCGGGGAATGCGGCGCCGTCCGGCTGTAATGCGCAAAGCTGGAGGTTTGTCGTAGTTGAGGACAAAGCATTCAGGGATAAATTGATGTCCCTCGCGATACCGAGATATAAAAAATGGATGGAGAAGGCTCCGAAGGAACTGGCCGATATGCGCAAAGAGATTGACGCTGTATGCGACAACCCCGTATATTACGACGCTCCCGCCGTAGTATTTGTCATCGGTTCGGGGATGACAGCCGATTTAGACACACCGATGGTATGCGAGAACATTATGCTTGCCGCCCGCTCCCTGGGTATAGGAAGCTGTTGGGTTTATTTCGGGCAGCTGCCTCTTGATGATGTGGAGGTCAGGGACGCTTTGGGACTCAAAAAAGAAGAGAAGGTTTACGGGCCGATACTGCTTGGGTATCCTAAAGAAGGTTTTCCCGAAGCGCCGCCTAAAAAACCTGCTATACTAAAATGGATTTAA
- a CDS encoding DUF2007 domain-containing protein, which translates to MKPDLVVIRNYIDEIPANLAKAALEGSGIDAMIRKDDCGGMKPYMQVGTGIQLLVRQEDAERAEEVLKDAEKSMSDESSENS; encoded by the coding sequence ATGAAACCGGATTTGGTTGTAATCAGGAATTACATTGATGAAATCCCGGCAAACCTTGCCAAGGCTGCCCTTGAAGGTTCGGGCATTGACGCAATGATTAGAAAAGATGATTGCGGAGGTATGAAGCCGTATATGCAGGTAGGAACAGGTATTCAATTGCTTGTTCGTCAGGAGGATGCGGAACGCGCCGAAGAAGTCCTGAAAGATGCAGAGAAATCGATGTCGGACGAATCTTCTGAAAACAGTTAA